Within Mesotoga sp. UBA6090, the genomic segment TATCCTCTCTGGGCATATCCTCTGAATACGACTTCAGCCTCAGCTCCTTCAGGTACGCTCTCAATGAAATCCGTTACCACCTGATCACCGAAGACTCTCTCCAGATGCAGTCTACCTTCGTTATGCATCGTGCTCCAGCCACCGTCGCCGACGGGTGCAACATAGATAAAAGCTACTTTCAGTGGTGCAGCCATCAGCGCCGCTGCAATCAGCAGTACCGAGAAGAACAAGAAAAGCTTCCTCACTGTCATTACCCCCTTTGTAGTGAAATAGGTTTTCCTGACGTAGAAATTATACATTTATGAGATTGACAATCCAAATCGAAAGCCGATGAGTAATCGAAAAGACGCTTGAGTGTATAAGTCTATTAAAACAGCTTTCCGCGACATTTGGGGTACTTCTCATTAAGATAGTTTGAGACTTCTCTTCGCGGTGGTAAAATATGATGAAGGAAGTGTTGACGTTTATACAAAATAGAGAAGGAGGCTAACTATGATAACTGCAAGAATGGAAAAGGAGATCAACGCCCAGATAAAGGCCGAATTTGAATCCGCGTTTATTTACATGGGTATGGCTGCCTGGGCTCACAAGAATGGATACTTTGGAACAGAAAACTTCATGTGGAAACAGGCAAAAGAGGAAGAAGGGCACGCAATGAAGTTTATTGATTACCTTAAGGACGTAGATGCAACCGTTGAAATTCCTGGCATTGAGAAACCGACCATTGGCTACAAGTCGATTCTAGATGTGTTCGAAAAAGGACTTGAACATGAGAAATACATCACTTCACGGATCAATAATCTCGTCACGATTTCCGATGAAGATGGAGATTACGCAACCAATGATTTTCTTCAGTGGTATGTCACGGAGCAGGTAGAAGAGGAGAAGACGTTCAGGAACATAGTCAAGCGGCTGAAAATGGTCGGCGACCACGTGAATGGAATCTTCATGATTGATTCGAAGCTCGAAGAGAGATAGATCTCTGCGGGATGCCTTGGCATCCCGCTTTTCTTTCTCGCCGGACGGCACCAGCTCGAGATAAAGGGGGGGTGAAAATGCGGAGACTGCTTTCTCTAATCTTCATCATAGCTTTTTCAACTCTATTACTTGCTTCCGATCTTCAACTCACGATTCTCCATACGAGTGACATTCATGGAAATATCTTCCCAGTAGATTATGCAACCGGGAACTACGCAGCTGTGGGGCTGGCAAAGGTATCGAGTTTCGTCAATCATATGAGATCGACGAATCCGAATACCATCGTCATAGATACGGGGGATCTAATTCAGGGAACCCCGATTTCATACTACTTTTCGAGAATAGATGACTCCACTGTCAATCCGGTAATAAGGGCCATGAACATGATCGGATTCACAGCTTCCGCCATAGGGAGTCACGAATTCAGCTACGGGCCAAAGACTCTGGAGGAAGCCGTCTATTGCGCAGAGTTCCCCTTTCTTTGTGCAAACATAGTCTTTGAAGGTAGTGAAGATCCTGTCTTTCCCCCCTATGAGATACTCACCCTCGAAAGTGACGATGAGAACTTGAGGATCGCGATTCTCGGCCTTACAACGACTATCATACAGAAATGGGAAGATCCCGAACACATCGCGGGCCTTTCCTTTCTCGATCCAGTGTGTGTCGCTGAGAAATATGTTCCTTTGCTGAGAGAAGAGGCAGATGTTTTAGTAGTCGCTTACCACGGAGGCTTTGAAAGAGATCTGGCAACTGGCGAGCCCACTGAAGAGTTTACTGGGGAGAATGCCGGTTACGAGATATTAAAACGAGTCGAGGGAATTGATGTGATGTTGACCGGTCATCAGCACAGAGCCATTGCGGAGATAGTAGATGGAGTTGTAGTTTCTCAGCCTTCGAGTCGGGGAAGCTTCGTCGGCAGAGTTGAACTGGGACTTGAGAAGAGAAACGGTCGCTGGAAGATTATCGACAAGTCCGTTGGTCTTGTGTCGATGGAGACGTATGATGGCGACAAGGCTCTGCTGGAAACGTTAGGAGATTTCGAGAACCGGGTTCAGAGCTGGCTCGATCAACGTGCCGGTTTCTCCATAGGAGACTCTTATATATCAGACCACTTTGAAGCTAGATTGAAAGACAATGCTCTAATTGAGTTTATCAATAAGGTTCAGATGGAAGCAACAGGCGCAAGTATTTCATGTGCCTCGATCCTAACGGACGATATCACTGGATGGAAGACAGGCCCCATCACTATTCGTGATGTCATTTCTGCATATCCTTTTTCGCATTCCCTGAAAGTTCTTCAAGTAACCGGCGCCGATATCAAGACTGCCCTCGAGAAAAGCGCCGAGTACTTCACTTACGCGGACAACGAGATTGCTCTCACGGAGAGTTGCCTGACGTCAAAGCCAATGCACTGTGACTATGATATGTGGGAGGGAATCGAGTATATCATCGCCGTGGATAGACCTGTCGGAGAGAGAGTTCTAAGTCTAAGGCGAAATGGAAAGCCTCTCGAAATGAACGAGACTTATGAGGTCGTCTTGAACAGCTATCGATCAGGGGGTGGAGGCGGATATCACATGTTTGAAGGCAGGCCCGTTGAAAGGGAGATAATGCTCGACATTTCGGAAATCATGACGGATTACGTGCTGGAGCGGCAAGTCATAAGCGCTACATTAGACGAAAACTGGTCCGTGGGAACGGGATTAGTTCACACGATAGGGTGGAACGAGACATTGAGGTCTATAGCAGAAATGTATGGAATTAGCGCCTCTGAGATTATGAAATACAACCCCGACCTCACAAGAGTTCGAAGTATCCCGACCGGCACAGAACTGATTATCTACAGACCTGCGATTCCATAAAACTGAACCTTCTGGCTATACTAAAACATTCTCACAAGAGCGGCGACAATTTTGAAGGCTGGTTCTGTTAGGATTTCTATTCAGCGCGGGTTAGGAACTGCCTAACTTCCTGGATATATTCTAACGGCTTTTCGAGATGGTGCTCATGCGAAGACTCTTCAAATACCCTCATAACACCGTTCGAAAACTTCTCTGTGTAGAAAGCGGTTGCCTCGGGCGTTGCCTCGTCGTACTTTCCGCAGGTCAGTAGAACGGGAGAGTTGATTTCGCCAAGCCGTGAACTGCAGTCGTAATCCTTCAGGACACCCGTTACCGTAAATTCGCTTGGACCGTACATATAGTTGTAGACGTCTTCCCCCATGCCTGCGATGGCCTCGTTCATGCACTCTGGCCAGGGTTCCATTCTGCAAACGAACTTGCCGTAGAACTCCGAAACTGCTTCCTGATAATCTTCTTGGGTGAAATTACCGCTTTTCTCTGCTCTATTAATCGCCTCTCTTGATCTAGCTGAAAGCGTTTCCATTAGCCTTCTGCAGGCGCTTCATTGACAAGATAAAGCATGTTCACATCAAAGATGTTTCTGAAGACCTCGCAGCCGCCATGAGGGGAAAGGACACCGGAATCGGCATTAGTCATTCGGCAATTGGAGATGGCGTTAATTCAGACAACATAAAGACAATCATCGCCATGCTAAGGGACCACGGATACACTGGAACTCTGAGCATGGAGTGCGAGGGCATGGGTGGACCACTGATCGAAAGATCGCTCAAATGGTTGAGAACAACTCTTGAGGAGCTTGAAATAGAAGAAGAGAAGTGAAACAGATTTCGGCACCGATTTAGGGAAGGATCTAGTCCGCTTTCAGCTTCTTTGTCCGAAGCTGGAAAAGGGCGTTAAAATACTAGTTTCCATATGGTACCGATAGTGTAAAACAGAGTTAATCCTGATGGAGTAATCTTAGTTCGATAATATGAAAGGAAACGTAGCTCCTCAGATTCAACTGCTAGGCCTCGTTTTGGACGAGGCCCCTCCTTCTTTCAAGTCAATGGAAACGTCACTACGCCAGCAATTTCAAGGGCGGACGAATTTCGTCTCATTTTCCATTACGCTTTTACCATCATCTATTGCACAACTCGCCGCCTCTGTAACTACAACCGCATCCTGGAACTTGCAACAGTCTTCTCGAAGTACGAACGACCTTTGAAAGAAAGAAGCTCTTCGTTACAGAGCGAGAATCTGTTCTTCGTTCCTAGATCCGCTGTACGCAGGGAAGAAGAGTCGCAAGTTGTCAGTTCCAAGTTGCAAGACTACAAATGAAATTGGGGCAGACCAGTTTCTAAGGTCCCTTTTTCGCGTTACAAATCGAGATCCTGACCAGTAGCATTGTCAGGATGACATGAAGAAGTTGTCATCCCGTAGAGCCTGCCCTGAAAATCTCCTGTTCA encodes:
- a CDS encoding ferritin — encoded protein: MITARMEKEINAQIKAEFESAFIYMGMAAWAHKNGYFGTENFMWKQAKEEEGHAMKFIDYLKDVDATVEIPGIEKPTIGYKSILDVFEKGLEHEKYITSRINNLVTISDEDGDYATNDFLQWYVTEQVEEEKTFRNIVKRLKMVGDHVNGIFMIDSKLEER
- a CDS encoding 5'-nucleotidase C-terminal domain-containing protein produces the protein MRRLLSLIFIIAFSTLLLASDLQLTILHTSDIHGNIFPVDYATGNYAAVGLAKVSSFVNHMRSTNPNTIVIDTGDLIQGTPISYYFSRIDDSTVNPVIRAMNMIGFTASAIGSHEFSYGPKTLEEAVYCAEFPFLCANIVFEGSEDPVFPPYEILTLESDDENLRIAILGLTTTIIQKWEDPEHIAGLSFLDPVCVAEKYVPLLREEADVLVVAYHGGFERDLATGEPTEEFTGENAGYEILKRVEGIDVMLTGHQHRAIAEIVDGVVVSQPSSRGSFVGRVELGLEKRNGRWKIIDKSVGLVSMETYDGDKALLETLGDFENRVQSWLDQRAGFSIGDSYISDHFEARLKDNALIEFINKVQMEATGASISCASILTDDITGWKTGPITIRDVISAYPFSHSLKVLQVTGADIKTALEKSAEYFTYADNEIALTESCLTSKPMHCDYDMWEGIEYIIAVDRPVGERVLSLRRNGKPLEMNETYEVVLNSYRSGGGGGYHMFEGRPVEREIMLDISEIMTDYVLERQVISATLDENWSVGTGLVHTIGWNETLRSIAEMYGISASEIMKYNPDLTRVRSIPTGTELIIYRPAIP